One Fusarium poae strain DAOMC 252244 chromosome 4, whole genome shotgun sequence DNA window includes the following coding sequences:
- the SER33 gene encoding D-3-phosphoglycerate dehydrogenase 2 (BUSCO:18941at5125): MTPAPQNIAGGLSAGSHREVSHSWDQNAATSPLASFQSPPSLSAALPNRGAPKNLKPFNTKDIKILLLENVNVTGQEILKAQGYQVEALKTSLPEDQLIEKIRDVQVIGIRSKTKLTEKVLREATNLLVIGCFCIGTNQVDLEFAAKNGIAVFNSPFANSRSVAELVIAEIITLARQLGDRSNEMHRGTWNKVSSKCWEIRGKTLGIVGYGHIGSQLSVLAEAMGMNVIYYDVVTLMALGTANQVPTLEKLLGEADFVTLHVPDLPETRNMISTTEFEQMKTGSYLINASRGSVVDIPALIKASRSGKVAGAALDVFPSEPAANGDYFTNDLNVWGEDLRSLKNLILTPHIGGSTEEAQRAIGIEVSEALVRYINQGITLGSVNIPEVQLRSLTSDEPDTARVIFIHRNVPGVLRKVNEILGDHNVDKQISDSRGDNAYLMADISNIKYEQIKDIYDSLEGLSARVMTRILY, encoded by the exons ATGACGCCTGCTCCTCAAAACATCGCCGGTGGCCTCTCTGCTGGCTCTCATCGCGAAGTCTCTCACAGCTGGGACCAAAACGCGGCCACTTCACCGCTCGCCTCTTTCCAGTCTCCCCCTAGCCTCAGCGCTGCCCTCCCTAACCGTGGCGCGCCCAAGAACCTGAAACCCTTCAACACCAAGGACATCAAGATTCTGCTTCTCGAGAATGTCAATGTGACTGGACAAGAGATCCTGAAGGCTCAGGGCTACCAAGTCGAGGCTCTCAAGACCTCTCTTCCCGAGGACCAGCTCATTGAGAAGATTCG CGACGTACAAGTCATTGGTATCCGTTCCAAGACAAAGCTCACTGAGAAGGTCCTGCGTGAGGCCACAAACCTCCTCGTCATTGGCTGCTTCTGTATTGGTACCAACCAGGTTGACCTCGAGTTTGCTGCCAAGAATGGTATCGCCGTCTTCAACTCCCCCTTCGCCAACTCGCGCAGTGTCGCTGAGCTCGTCATTGCCGAGATCATCACCCTTGCCCGTCAACTCGGCGATCGATCCAACGAGATGCACCGTGGTACCTGGAACAAGGTCAGCTCCAAGTGCTGGGAGATTCGAGGCAAGACTCTGGGTATTGTCGGCTACGGTCACATTGGTTCTCAGTTGTCTGTCCTCGCTGAGGCTATGGGCATGAACGTCATCTACTACGATGTTGTTACTTTGATGGCTCTGGGTACTGCCAACCAGGTCCCTACtcttgagaagctcctgGGCGAGGCCGACTTTGTCACCCTGCACGTTCCCGATCTTCCCGAGACTCGCAACATGATCTCTACCACTGAGTTCGAGCAGATGAAGACTGGCTCTTACCTTATCAACGCCAGCCGTGGCAGCGTTGTTGATATTCCTGCTCTCATCAAGGCTAGCCGCTCCGGCAAGGTCGCTGGTGCCGCTCTCGATGTCTTCCCCTCCGAGCCCGCGGCTAACGGTGACTACTTCACCAACGATCTCAACGTCTGGGGCGAGGACCTGCGAAGCTTGAAGAACCTTATTCTGACTCCCCACATTGGTGGCAGCACTGAGGAGGCCCAACGTGCTATTGGTATTGAGG TCAGCGAGGCTTTGGTCCGCTACATCAACCAGGGTATCACTCTGGGTAGTGTCAACATTCCCGAGGTCCAGCTGCGCTCGCTGACTTCGGACGAGCCTGACACCGCTCGT GTCATTTTCATTCACCGAAACGTCCCCGGTGTGCTCCGAAAGGTCAACGAGATTCTTGGAGACCACAACGTCGACAAGCAGATTTCTGACAGCAGAGGCGACAACGCCTACCTTATGGCTGATATTAGCAACATCAAGTATGAGCAAATTAAGGATATCTACGACAGCCTTGAGGGCCTCAGCG CTCGCGTCATGACCCGTATCTTGTACTAA
- a CDS encoding hypothetical protein (TransMembrane:11 (o217-235i374-393o399-419i583-607o619-640i1108-1126o1132-1151i1172-1194o1219-1237i1249-1268o1288-1310i)~BUSCO:1828at5125): protein MDEDGRRSPDTGQGHGHHDRRGHRGSNSNPNGNGNARRSLYRMSSNQSRSSIFEDVEMAQEELFSGPVAESLPTSVSAFSHRRPRADSTASFTYFDDENQGFPDDDDAESVAVQSIAGDYIRRSVSDIGDLEFGVDDTEEYDESPERDYRISEDDYVLRRHSSVYSRHSVNAHLLRRDSTATHGSFRRHGRTSQKVYLVNEDLTIVIAGFKTSKIGSAIYTSLCILTCGLAYLLFRWLPRWYVGLLGQPTPLGECEWVVIENQWGELITMSVRSQLYGRPLSTIFGLPEKLYSDALDEDVDPIVDDLRTLDYRYIRLCFHPLKDKFMLFSGWKDPNWTDVGLTRVGLDTDEKGVREVVFGSNLIDIEQKSTGQLLVDEVLHPFYVFQIASLFLWSMDSYYYYAVAIFLMSVGSIAATLIETRATMKRLREISRFECDVRVLRNGFWRFISSSDLVPGDVYELSDPSLTQLPSDSLLLTGDCIVNESMLTGESVPVSKLPATDETLRNMDLAASSVTPETARHFLFCGTKIIRARRPQEDQGDDAVALALVVRTGFNTTKGSLVRSMLFPKPSGFKFYRDSFRYISVMAIVAAIGFLASLVNFVRLGLAWHLIIVRALDLITIVVPPALPATLTIGTNFALNRLKKKQIFCISPQRVNVGGKIDIMCFDKTGTLTEEGLDVLGVRVVDRDSNKFSEIVTEPQMLLAEATRQNAQDTYRAALHTMATCHSLRSVDDELVGDPLDLKMFEFTRWSYEEGKQNTSEEDEEQGSLAPSIARPPNGTIELGVQKIFEFVSNLRRASVIVRPFGQKSGDIFVKGAPEAMKEICRPESFPEDYDELLSWYTHKGYRVIGVASRHLKKLSWVKAQKMTRAEVESDLDFVGFIVFENKLKPTTAAVLEELLASNIGAVMVTGDNILTAISVARECGLMDRKAHCFVPRFIEGDFRDAEARIEWESIDNSLYHLNEKTLLPLPPPPEADASLPFDIANLRNYTLAVSGDVFRWMVDYGSPQALQRMLINGKVFARMSPDEKHELVEKLQSIDYTCGFCGDGANDCGALKAADVGISLSEAEASVAAPFTSRVFDIRCVLEVIKEGRAALTTSFSCFKYMSLYSAIQFTSVTFLYARASNLGDFQFLFIDLALILPIAIFMGWAGPAPRLCRKRPTADLVSRKVLTPLLGFMLICIAFQAVTYVTVKEQSWYIPPVVHKDEPSIENSQNTALFLFSCFEYILSGVIMNAGRPFRQKTTQNWPFATTIFIALLITVYMILTPAKWVTDLMQLTEMSWDYELFLIALGASYFVVAWAFEHFLALKLARLIGSIQQSVTGKGKKRKEYKVIAEASRI, encoded by the exons ATGGATGAAGACGGTCGTCGAAGCCCGGATACGGGCCAGGGTCATGGCCATCATGACCGCCGTGGTCATCGTGGATCCAATTCCAATCCCAATGGGAATGGCAATGCGCGCCGCTCGCTCTATCGCATGAGCTCTAACCAGAGCAGATCGAGCATTTTCGAAGATGTGGAAATGGCGCAAGAAGAG CTTTTCTCCGGACCTGTCGCCGAAAGTCTTCCCACCAGTGTATCAGCCTTCTCTCACCGAAGACCTCGCGCCGATTCGACCGCCAGCTTCACCTATTTTGATGACGAAAACCAAGGATTTccggatgatgacgatgctgaGAGTGTTGCTGTACAAAGTATTGCTGGCGATTACATCCGAAGAAGTGTCTCAGATATTGGAGACTTGGAGTTTGGTGTGGACGATACCGAAGAATACGACGAATCTCCGGAACGCGACTACCGCATCTCTGAAGACGATTATGTTCTGCGAAGACACTCCTCAGTATACTCTCGCCATTCAGTGAATGCACATCTTTTACGACGAGATAGTACCGCTACTCATGGGAGCTTCCGCCGCCACGGACGTACTAGCCAAAAGGTTTACCTGGTCAATGAGGATCTCACAATCGTCATTGCAGGTTTTAAAACCAGCAAAATAGGGTCCGCGATATATACCTCATTGTGCATACTTACCTGCGGCCTCGCCTACCTTCTATTCCGATGGTTGCCTCGGTGGTATGTTGGCCTTTTGGGACAACCAACACCCCTAGGAGAGTGTGAATGGGTTGTCATAGAGAACCAGTGGGGAGAACTCATCACCATGTCTGTTCGCTCTCAGCTATATGGTAGACCGCTATCGACAATCTTTGGCTTGCCCGAAAAGCTCTACTCCGATGCACTAGATGAGGACGTTGACCCGATCGTTGATGACCTCCGGACTCTAGACTATCGTTATATTCGACTATGCTTTCATCCACTCAAGGACAAGTTTATGCTCTTCAGTGGTTGGAAGGATCCCAACTGGACCGATGTGGGACTCACGCGCGTTGGACTGGATACCGATGAAAAGGGTGTCCGTGAAGTCGTCTTTGGCAGCAACCTCATCGATATCGAGCAAAAGTCAACCGGTCAGCTCTTAGTGGACGAGGTTCTCCATCCTTTCTACGTTTTTCAGATTGCAAGTCTGTTCCTTTGGTCAATGgatagttattactattatgcAGTGGCCATTTTCCTCATGTCAGTTGGCAGTATCGCTGCCACACTTATCGAAACCCGGGCTACTATGAAGCGATTGCGCGAGATCTCGCGATTCGAATGCGATGTAAGAGTCCTACGAAACGGCTTCTGGCGATTCATCAGCTCGAGCGATCTGGTTCCTGGAGACGTTTACGAACTCAGCGACCCCAGCTTGACTCAATTACCCAGCGATAGTCTTTTACTCACCGGTGACTGCATAGTCAACGAAAGCATGCTTACAGGCGAGTCTGTCCCTGTTTCGAAGCTGCCAGCAACAGACGAGACCTTGCGCAACATGGATTTGGCTGCGTCGTCTGTAACCCCTGAGACTGCGCGGCATTTCCTCTTCTGTGGTACTAAAATCATCCGCGCCAGAAGGCCCCAGGAGGACCAAGGGGACGATGCCGTTGCGCTCGCTCTCGTTGTCCGGACTGGTTTCAATACCACAAAGGGTTCTCTGGTACGATCCATGTTGTTCCCCAAGCCATCCGGGTTCAAGTTCTACCGCGATTCGTTTCGTTACATCAGTGTCATGGCCATCGTTGCAGCTATTGGTTTCCTCGCATCGCTTGTGAATTTCGTCAGACTTGGCCTTGCATGGCACCTCATCATTGTTCGAGCCCTCGATCTCATCACCATCGTTGTGCCCCCTGCTTTGCCTGCAACACTAACCATCGGAACCAATTTTGCTTTGAATCgtctgaagaagaagcagatTTTCTGTATCAGCCCCCAGCGAGTCAATGTTGGTGGAAAGATTGATATCATGTGTTTCGACAAGACAGGAACATTGACAGAAGAAGGATTAGACGTTCTTGGTGTCCGCGTCGTTGACCGCGACTCCAACAAGTTCAGCGAGATTGTGACCGAGCCCCAGATGCTTCTGGCTGAAGCCACGCGACAGAACGCACAGGATACTTATCGAGCAGCACTGCACACTATGGCCACCTGCCACTCTCTTCGATCTGTGGACGATGAGCTGGTTGGTGACCCGCTGGACCTTAAGATGTTTGAATTCACTCGTTGGTCATATGAAGAGGGTAAACAAAACACttctgaagaagacgaagaacaAGGAAGTCTGGCGCCGTCTATTGCGCGACCCCCTAAC GGCACCATTGAACTCGGCGTACAGAAAATCTTTGAGTTTGTTTCCAATCTTCGACGCGCTAGTGTGATTGTTCGTCCCTTTGGTCAAAAGAGTGGCGACATCTTTGTAAAGGGAGCCCCTGAGGCGATGAAGGAAATCTGCCGTCCTGAAAGCT TCCCTGAAGATTACGACGAATTACTCTCGTGGTATACTCATAAAGGTTATCGTGTCATTGGTGTTGCCAGCCGTCATCTCAAGAAGCTTAGCTGGGTCAAGGCTCAGAAGATGACTCGAGCTGAAGTCGAAAGTGACCTCGACTTTGTTGGTTTTATCGTTTTCGAGAACAAGCTCAAGCCCACAACTGCAGCTGTTTTGGAAGAACTATTGGCTTCCAACATTGGCGCAGTCATGGTGACGGGTGACAACATCTTAACAGCCATTAGTGTTGCACGAGAGTGTGGTCTTATGGATCGAAAGGCACATTGTTTTGTCCCGCGATTCATTGAAG GCGATTTCCGCGACGCGGAAGCCAGGATCGAATGGGAGAGTATCGACAACAGCCTGTATCATCTCAACGAAAAGACCTTGCTA CCTTTACCACCACCTCCCGAGGCAGATGCTTCGCTGCCATTTGATATTGCCAACCTTCGTAATTACACCTTAGCTGTCAGTGGTGATGTTTTCCGATGGATGGTCGACTATGGCTCGCCACAAGCACTTCAACGG ATGCTCATTAATGGCAAAGTTTTTGCCAGAATGTCTCCTGATGAGAAACATGAGTTGGTCGAGAAGCTACAGAGTATCGATTACACATGCGGCTTCTGTGGTGACGGAGCAAATGATTGCGGTGCTCTCAAGGCTGCAGACGTCGGAATTTCTTTGTCTGAGGCAGAGGCCTCCGTGGCAGCTCCATTCACTTCCAGGGTATTCGACATTCGCTGTGTATTGGAAGTCATCAA GGAGGGTCGTGCCGCTTTGACAACAAGTTTCAGTTGCTTCAAGTACATGAGTCTGTACTCGGCGATCCAGTTCACATCAGTGACGTTTCTTTATGCCCGAGCGTCTAACTTGGGAGACTTCCAGTTCCTCTTTATCGACCTTGCTCTTATTCTCCCTATTGCTATCTTCATGGGCTGGGCAGGGCCGGCACCTAGACTCTGCCGCAAGCGTCCCACCGCGGATTTGGTGTCGCGCAAGGTCCTTACGCCTCTCTTAGGATTTATGCTTATCTGTATTGCTTTCCAGGCTGTGACTTATGTCACTGTGAAGGAGCAGTCTTGGTATATCCCTCCAGTGGTGCACAAGGACGAGCCTAGCATTGAGAACTCCCAAAACACCGCTCTCTTCCTGTTCTCCTGCTTTGAATATATCTTGTCAGGTGTCATCATGAATGCAGGACGTCCGTTCCGACAGAAAACCACACAGAACT GGCCTTTCGCGACAACTATCTTCATTGCTCTCTTGATAACTGTTTACATGATTTTGACGCCTGCTAAGTGGGTTACGGATCTAATGCAGTTGACAGAGATGAGCTGGGACTATGAGCTGTTCCTGATTGCGCTGGGCGCTTCCTATTTTGTGGTTGCTTGGGCATTTGAGCACTTCCTCGCCCTGAAGCTGGCTCGACTTATTGGGTCAATCCAGCAGTCAGTGACAGGAAAGGGCAAAAAGCGGAAGGAGTACAAGGTGATTGCCGAGGCATCTCGGATCTAG
- a CDS encoding hypothetical protein (BUSCO:37585at5125), which translates to MAEPIRGKRAQDAVAPTPQNTPATAAPISSHAQQPGVASIKEEDLDRAAAASVFAQNPKLIQMIQGRLGSLVGQSSGYIESLPAPVRRRVAGLKGIQKDHSKLEAEFQEEVLQLEKKYFAKFSPLYEKRSAIVNGKSEPTEDEIKAGEEDDEPETEDAPKSETKSDVPDNVSGIPEFWLSAMKNQISLAEMITDRDEAALKHLTDIRMEYLDKPGFRLIFEFAPNDFFSNTTITKTYYYQNESGYGGDFIYDHAEGDKIDWSPNKDLTVRVESKKQRNKNTKQTRIVKKTVPTESFFNFFSPPKAPTDDDDDDEDVESDIEERLELDYQLGEDIKEKLIPRAIDWFTGEALAFEELSDDDLDGADFDDDDDEDEDDLSEENDDEEESDDDDDSGKPKQEAAECKQS; encoded by the exons ATGGCCGAGCCTATTCGTGGAAAGCGTGCTCAGGATGCTGTGGCTCC TACGCCTCAGAACACTCCCGCAACCGCTGCTCCTATCTCTTCTCACGCCCAGCAGCCTGGTGTCGCTAGCATCAAGGAGG AGGATCTTGACCGTGCTGCCGCGGCCTCTGTTTTCGCCCAAAACCCCAAGCTTATCCAGATGATTCAGGGTCGCCTCGGCTCCCTCGTGGGTCAATCTTCGGGCTACATCGAGTCCCTTCCCGCCCCTGTCCGCCGACGTGTCGCTGGTCTCAAGGGTATCCAGAAGGATCACTCCAAGCTCGAGGCCGAGTTCCAGGAGGAGGTTCTCCAGCTTGAGAAGAAGTACTTCGCCAAGTTCTCCCCTCTCTACGAGAAGCGTTCCGCCATCGTCAACGGAAAGTCCGAGCCCACTGAGGACGAGATTAAGGCCGGCGAGGAGGACGATGAGCCCGAGACTGAGGATGCCCCCAAGTCTGAGACAAAGTCCGATGTTCCCGACAATGTTTCCGGTATCCCCGAGTTCTGGCTTTCTGCCATGAAGAACCAGATCTCTCTCGCCGAGATGATCACTGACCGTGACGAGGCTGCCCTCAAGCACCTCACTGATATCCGCATGGAGTACCTTGACAAGCCCGGTTTCCGCCTCATCTTCGAGTTCGCTCCCAACGACTTCTTCAGCAACACTACCATCACCAAGACATACTACTACCAGAACGAGAGCGGCTACGGTGGTGACTTCATCTACGACCACGCTGAGGGTGACAAGATTGATTGGTCACCTAACAAGGACCTGACTGTCCGTGTCGAGAGCAAGAAGCAGCGAAACAAGA ACACCAAGCAAACTCGAATTGTCAAGAAGACCGTTCCTACTGAGTCtttcttcaacttcttctcacCACCCAAGGCTCCcaccgatgatgatgacgatgacgaggatgtcGAGTCCGACATCGAGGAGCGTCTTGAACTCGACTACCAGCTCGGTGAGGACATCAAGGAGAAGCTCATTCCCCGCGCCATCGACTGGTTCACCGGTGAGGCTCTCGCTTTCGAGGAGCTCTCGGACGATGACCTTGACGGTGCCGACttcgacgatgacgatgatgaggacgaggatgactTGAGTGAGGAgaacgatgacgaggaggagtCCGACGACGAT GATGATTCCGGCAAGCCCAAGCAGGAAGCTGCCGAGTGCAAACAGAGCTGA